One Brassica napus cultivar Da-Ae chromosome C2, Da-Ae, whole genome shotgun sequence DNA window includes the following coding sequences:
- the LOC106380994 gene encoding cleavage and polyadenylation specificity factor subunit 1, whose translation MSFAAFKMMHWPTGVENCASGYITHSISDTTPMQIPITSGDDLEPDWPAPPKRGICAVPNVVVTAANVLEVYVVRVQEEGNGASSQEPRGQKLAKRGGVLDGVSGVSLELVCHYRLHGNVESLAVLPMGGGNSTRGRDSIVVTFRGAKISVLEFDDSIHSLRLNSMHCFEGPDWLHLKRGRESFPRGPLVKVDPQGRCGGVLVYGLQMIILKACQVGSGLVGDDDAFTSGGTISARVESSYIINLRDLGMKHVKDFVFLHGYIEPVIVILQEEEHTWAGRVSWKHHTCMLSALSINTTLKQHPVIWSAINLPHDAYKLLAVPSPIGGVLVLCANTIHYHSQSASCALALNNYASSVDSSQELPASSFSVELDAAHGTWISNDVALLSTKSGELLLLTLIYDGRAVQRLDLSKSKASVLASDITSVGNSLFFLGSRLGDSLLVQYSCRSGPAASLPGLRDEDEDIEGESHQAKRLRMSSDAFPDTIGNEELSLFGSTPNNSDSSQKSFSFAVRDSLVNVGPVKDFAYGLRINADANATGISKQSNYELVCCSGHGKNGALSVLRQSIRPEMITEVELGSCKGIWTVYHKSSRGHNVDSSKMAADEDEYHAYLIISLEARTMVLETADLLTEVTESVDYYVQGRTMAAGNLFGRRRVIQVFEHGARILDGSFMNHELNFGAPNTESNSGSESSSVASVSIADPYVLLRMTDDSIRLLVGDPSTCTVSLSTPSVLEGSKRKVSACTLYHDKGPEPWLRKASTDAWLLSGVGEAVDSADGGPHDQGDIYCVLCYESGALEIFDVPSFNCVFSVDKFASGRSHLSDMPIHELEYELNKKSQDNVSARNEDTVKTKVVELAMQRWSGHHTRPFLFAVLADGTILCYHAYLFEGVDGTNAENSVPSENPAALNSSSSSKLRNLRFLRIPLDTSTREETSDGVAAQRITMFKNISGHQGFFLSGSRPGWCMLFRERLRFHSQLCDGSIVAFTVLHNVNCNHGFIYVTSQGVLKICQLPSAPVYDNYWPVQKIPLKATPHQVTYYAEKNLYPLIVSYPVSKPLHQVLSSLVDQEAGQQIDNHNLSSDDLQRPYTVEEFEIRILEPERSGGPWETKTTIPMQSSEHALTVRVVTLLNASTAENETLLAVGTAYVQGEDVAARGRVLLFSFGRNGDNSQNLVTEVYSKELKGVVSAVASIQGHLLISSGPKVTLHKWNGTELTGVAFFDPPLYVVSMNVVKNFILLGDVHKSVYFLSWKEQGSQLSLLAKDFGSLDCMASEFLIDGSTLSLAVSDQQKNLQIFYFAPKMSESWKGQKLLSRAEFHVGAHVTKFLRLQMVESLSADKKSRYASLFGTLDGSFGCIAPLDEVTFRRLQSLQKKLVDAVPHVAGLNPRSFRQFRSSGKARKPGPDSIIDCELLCHYEMLPLEEQHALAQQIGTTRAQIFANLVELSVGTSFL comes from the exons ATGAGTTTCGCGGCCTTCAAGATGATGCATTGGCCCACCGGCGTCGAGAACTGCGCCTCCGGCTACATCACCCACTCCATCTCCGACACAACTCCGATGCAGATTCCCATCACCTCCGGCGACGACCTCGAGCCCGATTGGCCCGCTCCCCCCAAGCGCGGGATCTGCGCCGTGCCTAACGTCGTCGTAACCGCCGCCAACGTCCTCGAGGTGTACGTGGTTAGGGTTCAGGAGGAAGGGAACGGTGCTAGTAGCCAGGAGCCGAGGGGGCAGAAGCTCGCTAAGCGCGGCGGAGTATTGGACGGCGTCTCCGGCGTTTCTCTCGAGCTCGTGTGCCATTACAGGCTGCACGGCAACGTTGAGTCGCTCGCGGTGCTTCCTATGGGAGGAGGGAATTCCACTAGGGGGAGGGATTCGATCGTGGTGACGTTCCGCGGCGCGAAGATCTCGGTTCTTGAGTTTGATGATTCGATTCATAGTCTTCGATTGAA CTCGATGCACTGTTTCGAGGGTCCGGATTGGCTTCATCTGAAAAGAGGGAGAGAGTCCTTTCCAAGAGGGCCCTTGGTGAAAGTGGATCCTCAAGGCAGGTGTGGAGGTGTTCTTGTTTACGGTTTGCAGATGATCATACTCAAGGCTTGTcag GTTGGTTCTGGACTAGTTGGAGATGATGATGCGTTCACTTCTGGTGGGACAATTTCTGCTCGAGTTGAATCATCTTACATTATCAACTTGCGTGATCTCGGAATGAAACACgtcaaagattttgtttttctacATG GTTATATTGAGCCTGTAATTGTAATCCTTCAGGAAGAAGAGCATACATGGGCTGGGAGAGTTTCATGGAAGCACCATACTTGCATGCTTTCTGCTCTTAGTATCAATACGACATTAAAACAACACCCAGTCATCTGGTCAGCTATT AATCTGCCCCATGATGCCTACAAACTACTCGCAGTACCATCTCCGATCGGTGGTGTTCTTGTGTTGTGTGCAAATACAATCCATTATCATAGTCAG TCAGCCTCCTGTGCTCTGGCACTGAACAATTATGCCTCCTCAGTTGATAGCAG TCAAGAACTGCCTGCATCAAGTTTCAGTGTGGAACTCGATGCTGCCCATGGAACCTGGATATCGAACGATGTGGCTCTTTTGTCAACGAAGTCTGGGGAATTGTTGCTGCTGACTCTTATATATGATGGGCg TGCTGTGCAGAGACTTGATCTTTCCAAATCAAAAGCCTCTGTGCTTGCATCG GACATTACTAGTGTTGGAAATTCCCTTTTCTTTTTAGGTAGCCGTTTGGGAGACAGTTTACTGGTTCAATATTCCTGTAGATCTGGGCCCGCAGCATCCTTACCTGGGTTGAGAGATGAG GATGAAGATATTGAAGGTGAGAGTCATCAAGCCAAACGTCTGCGGATGTCTTCTGATGCTTTTCCAGATACAATTGGAAACGAGGAGCTTTCATTATTTGGTTCAACACCAAATAACTCCGATTCATCACAG AAATCATTTTCATTTGCAGTGAGAGATTCACTAGTTAATGTTGGTCCAGTGAAAGATTTTGCGTATGGCTTAAGGATAAATGCTGATGCAAACGCCACTGGGATTTCCAAACAGAGCAACTATGAATTG GTGTGCTGTTCTGGTCACGGGAAGAATGGTGCTCTATCTGTTCTTCGGCAGTCAATTAGACCGGAAATGATTACTGAG GTTGAACTTGGAAGCTGCAAAGGAATATGGACAGTTTATCACAAGAGCTCCCGTGGTCATAATGTTGATTCTTCTAAAATGGCTGCTGATGAGGATGAATATCATGCCTATTTGATTATAAGTTTGGAGGCTCGCACTATG GTACTTGAAACTGCGGACCTTCTCACAGAAGTCACTGAGAGTGTTGACTATTATGTTCAGGGAAGAACAATGGCTGCTGGAAATTTGTTTGGAAG ACGTCGGGTAATCCAGGTGTTTGAGCATGGTGCCCGTATCCTGGATGGTTCTTTTATGAATCACGAATTAAACTTTGGAGCTCCTAATACAGAATCCAATTCTGGTTCTGAAAGTTCCAGTGTCGCATCTGTTTCAATTGCCGATCCATATGTTTTACTTAGAATGACAGATGACAGCATTCGCCTGCTTGTTGGAG ATCCTTCGACTTGCACAGTTTCTTTAAGTACTCCATCTGTACTTGAAGGCTCTAAAAGGAAGGTATCGGCATGTACTTTGTACCATGATAAAGGACCAGAACCCTGGCTAAGGAAAGCTAGCACTGATGCATGGCTTTTGTCAGGAGTTGGAGAGGCTGTTGATAGTGCTGATGGTGGACCTCATGATCAGGGTGACATATACTGTGTTCTCTGCTACGAAAGTGGTGCCCTTGAGATATTTGATGTGCCTAGTTTCAATTGTGTTTTCTCTGTTGATAAATTTGCATCTGGAAGAAGCCACCTCTCTGATATGCCTATTCATGAGCTAGAGTATGAACTCAACAAAAAATCCCAGGATAATGTTTCTGCAAGGAATGAAGACACTGTGAAGACAAAGGTCGTTGAGTTAGCTATGCAAAGATGGTCTGGGCACCATACACGCCCATTTCTCTTTGCAGTTTTGGCTGATGGCACAATTCTTTGTTACCATGCTTACCTGTTTGAGGGTGTTGATGGTACCAACGCAGAGAATAGTGTTCCTTCAGAAAATCCTGCTGCTTTAAATTCCTCCAGCAGTTCTAAGCTTAGGAATCTGAGATTTCTTCGCATCCCCTTGGACACGTCCACAAGAGAGGAGACTTCAGACGGTGTTGCAGCTCAAAGAATTACCATGTTCAAGAATATTAGCGGTCACCAGGGATTTTTTCTTTCTGGCTCAAGACCAGGGTGGTGCATGTTGTTCAGAGAAAGACTTCGATTTCATTCACAG CTGTGCGATGGATCAATTGTGGCTTTTACTGTGCTTCACAATGTGAATTGCAATCACGGATTCATATATGTCACGTCACAG GGAGTTTTGAAGATTTGCCAATTACCTTCAGCACCAGTCTACGATAACTATTGGCCAGTGCAAAAG ATTCCTCTGAAGGCCACGCCTCACCAAGTTACTTACTACGCGGAGAAGAACTTGTACCCACTGATAGTATCATATCCG GTCAGCAAGCCGTTGCATCAAGTGCTTTCTTCACTAGTTGATCAAGAAGCTGGGCAGCAGATTGACAACCATAATCTGAGCTCTGATGATCTCCAACGACCATACACCGTTGAGGAATTTGAAATCCGAATTTTGGAACCAGAAAGATCTGGTGGCCCTTGGGAAACTAAAACCACTATTCCAATGCAGAGCTCGGAACATGCACTCACTGTGCGAGTTGTCACACTTCTT AATGCAAGCACAGCGGAGAATGAAACACTTCTTGCTGTTGGAACTGCTTATGTCCAAGGGGAGGATGTTGCTGCAAGGGGCCgtgttcttcttttctcttttggAAGAAATGGCGATAATTCTCAAAATTTG GTTACTGAAGTGTACTCAAAGGAACTAAAAGGAGTTGTATCAGCTGTAGCCTCCATTCAGGGCCATCTTCTAATATCATCTGGTCCGAAAGTTACCTTGCACAAATGGAATGGCACTGAATTAACTGGTGTTGCTTTCTTTGATCCACCGCTCTATGTAGTCAGCATGAATGTG GTAAAGAATTTCATCCTCCTTGGTGACGTTCACAAAAGCGTATACTTTCTTAGCTGGAAAGAACAAGGGTCCCAGCTTAGCTTACTAGCCAAAGATTTTGGATCCCTCGATTGTATGGCTTCAGAGTTTTTGATTGATGGAAGTACGCTTAGCCTGGCTGTCTCCGATCAGCAAAAGAATCTCCAG ATATTCTATTTCGCACCGAAGATGTCGGAGAGCTGGAAAGGTCAGAAACTTCTGTCAAGGGCGGAATTTCACGTGGGTGCGCATGTGACAAAGTTCCTGCGTCTGCAGATGGTCGAATCACTTAGCGCGGATAAAAAAAGTCGATATGCTTCGTTATTTGGTACTCTAGACGGCAGTTTTGGTTGCATAGCTCCACTAGATGAGGTCACATTCCGTAGGTTACAGTCTCTCCAGAAAAAGCTAGTGGATGCTGTTCCTCATGTTGCCGGTCTGAACCCACGCTCTTTCCGTCAGTTCCGTTCGAGTGGTAAGGCTCGAAAACCTGGGCCTGACAGCATAATCGACTGCGAGCTACTCTGCCA TTACGAGATGCTTCCACTAGAGGAGCAGCATGCACTTGCTCAGCAGATTGGGACAACCCGAGCTCAGATTTTCGCGAATCTAGTTGAGCTCTCTGTCGGAACCAGCTTCTTGTGA